The Brassica napus cultivar Da-Ae chromosome C7, Da-Ae, whole genome shotgun sequence genomic interval GAAATCCGATAGAATGGACATTATCTGCTGGCATATTGATTTAGGAAGCAGGAAACAAGCCATAGTGTATGTAGGGAGAGCCATCGCAACTGCTTTAAGGAGGACTTCTTTACCGGCTGGAGAAAGGAACTTTGTTTGCCAACCATGAACCTTCTTATTCAAATTCTCCTTCAAGTAGCTAAGTATGGATACTTTAGAGCCTCTAAATGATTCCGGCAAGCCCAGATAAAGCCCGCTCCCTCCTGTTTTCTCAATACCAAGCCGCCTTTTGATCTCCTCCCTTTTACTTGCTGGTATGTTTTTTCCAAAGCTCACACTCGATTTGTCGTAGTTGATCCTTTGCCCTGACGCCAAGCTATACTGATGGAGGATATTCACTACCGTATTCAGCTCATTCTCATCTATACCTTTGCAGTATAGCATACTATCATCGGCAAACAATAAGTGTGAAACAGGAGGGGCTCTTCTTGCTACCCTGAGACCATACatgcttttctttttctctgctAGCTTTAACATCTGAACAAGGATTTCTGTACAGATGACAAATAGGTAAGGAGACAAAGGGTCCCCCTGCCTTAACCCCCTCATTGGTATGATCCTTCTGTAGGCCTCCCCGTAGATCAGAACTTGGTACCTAACTGATGTGACACAGCTCATAATGAGTTTCCTCCATGCATCTGAGAAGCCCAGTCCTTGCATCGCCTTGTCCAGGAATGACCATTCTACTCGGTCATATGCTTTGGATATATCTGTTTTGATGGGGATGAATTCCGAGGAGCACTTATTGTCTGAACTAAGGGCGTGCAGCAGCTCATGTGCAACCAGAATATTATCTGAGATCAGCCTCCCCTCCACGAAAGCTGCCTGTGTTTCAGAGATCACACTTGGTAGGACTTTCTTCATTCTCTTTGCCAAAAGCTTGGAGACTATCTTATACGCCACATTGCAGAGGCTGATTGGTCTGTATTCACTCATACTCTTGGCCGTCAAGGACTTTGGGATCAGACAGATGTTCGTGTTATTCAGCCCCCCTCCAGATCACCAGACTCAAAGAATCTCTGTATCGTGGCTGTAATATCGTCGCCGTTGGTTTCCCAAAACTGCTGGAAGAAGAATCCGTTCATCCCATCTGGTCCTGGACATTTAGTTGGATTTATCTCAAACACCGCTTTCCTAACTTCTTCCTTCGTTATTGGGGCCATCAGAGCATCATTTTGGCTAGGGGACAGCATGGTTGGAATCTCTGACCACTCCTCTAATTCAAACCCCACACTTTCCGACGCAAAGagcttttttaaaataattctcaGCCACTCTCCCAAGATTTTCCTCTGAGAACCACTCATTACCTTCCCATCTATGAGGATTTTGATCCTGCTCTGGGCTCTCCTGTTTTTGGTAACAGCGTGAAAAAACTTGGTGTTTTTATCCCCTGATCTTAGCCAAATCAGGCGGCTCTGCTCCATCCAGAACAACTCTTCATTATAATACTCCTCGTCCAGTTCctttttgagtttttggaaTTCCTCCAGTCTGTAGTTCTCCTGTCGTGAGCCTCATCGATCTTGTAATGGAGCTCCTGGATACGCACAGCCGAGTTTGGCTTcgcttgtcttttccagttggAGATGGCCTTCCTACAAACCACAATCTTGGACATCAAACCTGCTTGACCATTCGCGTTACTCCTCCAACTGTTGTTCACTACCTCCACAAAACCATTTCTTCTCACACACCTATGGTCATATCTAAAAGAAAACCTCTTCTTCATTTGTAAACCGTCCAAGGAGGTGAGAATAGGACTGTGATCCGAACAGACTCTCTGGAGATAGAAGGTGGTGGCTTGTGGGAAAACATTTAACCATTCTTGATTTGCTACAGATCAATCCAATCTACATTGTACTAGATCATTACACCTTCTCCCCGCCCACGATAAGGGATTGCCTTTGTATTGTATCTCCCATAGTCCCCAGTTTAGCAAGAGCTTCATGAAGTCTTGGCCCTCCCTCTCTGCACGTTCTGCTCCACCTTCCTTCTCTGACTGATCAAGGATCTCATTAAAGTCACCGGTTAGCATCCAAGCTCCACTTCTCTCCGCTCCTATCCTCTCAATCCTCTCCCACACTTCTCTCCTTTTACCTTTGACCGGATCTCCATACACACATGTTAAGAAGAAGACCTGATCCTGCCACCTCACCTTCAAGTCAATCACTCTACTGTTGGCTTGTAACACCTCTACGGCGCATGAATTCTTCCAGAGCACTGCCAGTCCACCACTCTTCCCTCTCGCATCTACCGTAACTAGGCCATGAAATCCCAATTTCTCCACTATTGATTCCATGTACCTCCTTCCACTTTTGGTCTCACTGAGGAATATTATCTCAGGGAAATGCTGACCATGCAATCCCTGTAGATGTCGAACTGTAGGGGTATTCCCCAACCCCTGACAGTTCCAACTCAATATCCTCATATGGACCTCGAAGGGTTGGAATTACCCATCAACCCTTGTTTCAATTTGATTCCACTTGCCAATGCTACCCTACAGGCAGAATGATCTGGGAAAAGTGCTGCTCCACGAGCAGATTGAACTGGTGTGAACGCTGCTACAAAAGCAGAATGATCAGCTTGGGGATCTACATCTCCTCCTGTCCCCACTTCTGTTCCTCCCAGTCTGAGGAAGACCGAGGAGGAGGATGCCTTTTCTTTCTCAAAGGAGTCGCGCTTAGCTTTCTTTGATTGTCTGTCTTCGTTGCTACCACTCTGCCTTCTCCTTTTCGTAGCAGCAGAAGACTCTTGCCTTTTGTTCTCTCTTGGGGTAGAGAAGATTGGGCTGCTCAATCTCTCAAAGACCGTAGGTGGACTCCTACTTCCTTTGCTAGATTTTCCATCCACTTTCTCCCCCTGAGATCCTCCACTCAGTATTACTCTTAAATCATGCTCCTGCGATCTATTCTGGCTGCGGCCTTTACTACCTCCTGGTCCGTTTCCATCCTCTGAACTACCAAGTCTTTTGAAGACTGATCTTGGTTCTTTAAGTACGTCCGAGCTTCCTTTGCCAGTGGAGATTGATTTCGCAGTGGATTCTTCTGTACTTTTCGTCGCTCTCGAGTCCCCCCTGTCAGCTTTCTGCTTCCACATTACTCGGGGCGACGATGCtactcttttgcctttccttttATCTTCCTTGCATGGACCCGAGTCTCGAGCTCGCCCTGCTCTTGTACTTTCTCTCTGAAGAGTGTTGCCTATCTGTACCCCTTTCCCAGGACCTCTCTGCAGAGCTTCTTTGGCTTTAACTTCTTTTTCAAGAAGTTTCCTCATTAGATTTTCTTCCTTGCTCCTCTCCCAAGTCCCTCTACTTGGATCCTCGAGTGTACTAAATTGCAAGGGGCATCTTGACTGATCGTGGGTAAGGCGCTTACATGTGTAGCAGACCTTAATCAGCTTTCCGTACTCCAACTCAGTTGGAATAGTTACTCCTGATCTGAATCTCGCAACTCTACGGAATTGAAGCGGCTCTTCAGTGTTGATATTAACCTTTGCTCGCACATATTCCAAAGAGTTTGAGTTTTTTGCGTGAAGCTCCACTGGTCCAACTTCCCCAAGAGGTCCTAGCAAGCTCTCCACAATTTCTCGTTTCAGCATATGGATAGGAAGGCCACGAACTCTTATCCAGAAGGGGATGCGTTGCTGGTACTCCGGTGGTGGGTTGGGGTTCCACTGGTCCATGGACACCATCCATCCATTGACAAACCAAGGTCCTTTGGATAGGACATGCCGAAGATCGTTCTCTGAGGTAAAAGTGAACTGTACTCTATGCTCTCCCACCCCTCTTCCTCGAACTCTCTCCTCCATACCCCAGATTGGGGGAAGCGCCTTCACCAGACCTCCAACCTTATGCACATGGGGGGTTAAGGCAGCGAACTACTACGCTGAGTGTGTTTTCTTCGATCAGGTCCTCTACTTCCAAGTCTGGAATATCTACCATCTCGCCTTCCTCTAGCAGTTCCAACTCCTTAAGTTCCTCCAGGAGAGATGGTTCTTTTCTCTTCCTGCTCCGATTCATCTCgactttagggttttagatctCAGGGTACCCCAAAGCTTCGAAGAATTTTGACTGAGAAGCCACACCGGCTTAATGGACACGACTATGACCGGATGAGTCTCCTTTATGAAGGCCGGTCACTGAACGCGAATGACATTCGCCTTAATCTCCCATTTCTTTGAAGACGACTGAACGGTTTGGGGTTTGATTGAGGTGGATCTTGGACAGCTCGACTGGATCTGAGCAGCTGAAATAATCGGGTGACAATTAGAACATATGGTGATAGATTCGAAAGGAAACCCTAATGGCCATCGCCGCCGCTTGTCTACtgatctttctctttcttttttcttatttttcggTCTTTTGCTTGTGGCTTTTCTTTAGTTTCGACGTATCAAAAGATTCAGCAACAGTAACAGCAAAgctgaaatataaatatcacAAGTTGGGTTAAGATACTCATAGAATACAACAAGATCTGGCGATTTCTAAGTCCACGGGCACAGGCTAGTCTTGTTCAGCGTCTCCGAGTTCTTCATCTTCTGGCACACCTCGGACATACAAAACGTTGTTGCATCTGTTTGAACAAAGCCAGTAAGTTAAAACCAAGGGATCCAAAAATTTAACACAGCTAGGTTAAGATGATGAATGAATGTTTGTTCAGTTAAAAGCCAAGTCCAATTCTTAAGTCTCACTTCAACTTTGTTGAAAACATATAACGGATTTACATATATAGGAAACAATAATGAAGAAGTGGTAACATTGAGAATGAAGTTAAGAAAAATGTGGTTATAGATTACCTGATCAAGATCTCTCCGAGGTTTCCAGTCAACTGTCCATCGATGTATTCTTCAGTGTTTCCAAgctgtacaaaaaaaaaacagtatagcCAAACTCAAATGACTAAACTGAAAAGAATGATAGGCTTATCTGTATAACTAAATTGATTTCTATCTTTTAACATTACAACATCAATCTTTGTTCAAAACTTCATCCTAATTTAGCATCCTCATAAAAACGCTAAAGGAAAGTACCTGCAAGTTCATGTAGGAGTCAACAGAGGCGAGGAAACCTGTAAAATAGATAAGAAACATTACAAGCTTTTGGTTATCATATCAACACTCATAATGGgtaaaagaaaagataattaCCTTTGTATTCCATTCCCCATTTGAGCTTGACGATAACCGTCTTTCCGGTTAAGTTGTTCAAGAACGGCTTCGGGTTTACCGGTATGGTCTGCACAAATCTCACCAAtacacaaaacaaattactaaaCCAAGCTTCGAAGAAATCATGATAAGAAAAACCTAAATCTTTCGAAGTCGTATCAGCTAAAACAATCATGGGTTCGCAAAATCAGAGCTCAGAAACACCAAAGTTCGCAGCTTTTTTGAAAGTTCTAATGCTACTTGAACAAGTAAAGTTACAACCTTTAAGCTCAAccaaggaaagaaaaaaaagaaatcgaaGCTCAGATTAACGAAACTTACAGCCATGAATGATGGAACGAAGAGACGTATCGAAGAGTGGGAGGAAACAAATTGTCTTCTTAGCTTCGATCTCTGCTTAGGGTTTTTCGGTTTCTAGATTCGTTGCTATGAACAAAAGTGTGCCTCTTGTGATATTTCTCAAGAGGCCCATGATTAGAGTATTACGGCCCATTAATAACCATAATTACTATATGTGTTTATGTGTCCATCCAAATTGGGTTGGGCTTGTCCAAAGCATGTATATTTATCAAACTTTACTAATGAAAGTATGAAACTACTTTAacctttcttgtttttttgggATTAGACGTGTGTTGATTTATTAAAACGTCCATTAAATGCCATTGACTTTGATCTTTACACTAGCAAAATTTCTTTCGGCTTTCCTATACGACCAACATAACAATCAATTAGCCGGCTTTGCCTTTGACCAGCCAATTAATAGTTTAGATCATTTATATTCCATTAGAATTCTAATATAGTATGATTTATTAATCCAAATCAAAATGATTACCACGAGTTGTTTACCTATATGACAAAAGAATTTGGGTAAACCACCCATTAAATTCCTTTTATTGATATGTATCCACTTAGTGTAAAGTATTTTCCATTTTatgtcaaataaataaaaaaatttcttttttaacattttacccaaaaaatatatgtttctgtcaaaaattaaataaaagttttcatttataatGATAAAGAAAAACGCATATAAATTTGGCATGCTATTAAAAAGGTTATCAATATCatgctttttgtttgtttgaacaaaaagaaaaacttttaaGCGAACTGTGTGAATCATTATACTTTTTGCGTTTAAAGATAATAGTAACATCACACCATACGgaattgttataaaaaaagggaaaacaaatcaaactttgTGATCAAGCAATGTTGATATGAGTAGCCTAATTATGACTTGAGCCTTGCAGCGTAAGTTGAAAAAGTGGAGTCTGTGGCTCTAATTGCTTTGCTTTAGTTATGTTCTTTGGCAATTGATTTCCTTTCATTACTCTTCCACTTCTTCAAGTTTGTAAAGTATACTTAAGAAAAATCCAAACTATATTTGGAAATCCAGATTAAGAAAAATCCAAACTTAATCTGGTCGCCTGACGAAAGTTTGGCATCACTTTCTCGCTAACTTCAGTTACACGCACCGATTAATACCTCAACACTTGTTTTACTTTCTTTTGTAACCAATCACCATGTCTTCTTAGTCTTCCTCTTTACTAATCTcgaaatattttacaaataatatgCTTCATACAGTTTCTTGTGTAGACTTTCttctttttgatataaatttctattcctatttaaaatttatgtctaCTGAGAATTGGTCATCACTTTATTTGGTGTTTCGTTAACTATCGTATATGCATTGATAAATTTTCCTTCTAATACATGAGTTACACATGCCTAACTTATAAACTAATGGAATGATATGCTATATTCTAAGTCGTACATTCTGAGATTGTATATacgttttaaacatttttatatatctttaaataaaGATCTAAAAATCTGAAGCAACTAATTAAGTAGCTATagtaaattagaaaatatttcaTTTCTACAATAtgctattttataacaattcatAAACTGATTTTAAGCCACCCTAAACAACAGCAAAGATGTGTACATTTAcatcatcttatatattaaaacagaagtcacaactttgattcatgtgtgatttttttttaaaaatggacctaatatACCTATTCATAGAAactcatgttacatttaatatctaacttatcatttaaattttgggcctaccagaaatttttattgggctatcaataattggatttaaacaatagatgatccata includes:
- the LOC106410289 gene encoding probable small nuclear ribonucleoprotein F isoform X2, whose amino-acid sequence is MATIPVNPKPFLNNLTGKTVIVKLKWGMEYKGFLASVDSYMNLQLGNTEEYIDGQLTGNLGEILIRCNNVLYVRGVPEDEELGDAEQD
- the LOC106410289 gene encoding probable small nuclear ribonucleoprotein F isoform X1 — protein: MATIPVNPKPFLNNLTGKTVIVKLKWGMEYKGFLASVDSYMNLQLGNTEEYIDGQLTGNLGEILIRCNNVLYVRGVPEDEELGDAEQD